The Streptomyces sp. R28 region GGAAGACCGGATGGTCCCGCCGCAGCCACACCATCGCGCGTGTGAAGGCGAGCAGCTCGCGGGGCAGCCCGTTCGTGCCCTCTGGGGCCGAGCCGTCCTCCGCGTCCTCGGCGCCCTCCTGCGGCCACTCGATCCACGCCAGCTCGCTGTCCTGGCAGTAGGCGTTGTTGTTCCCGCGCTGTGTGCGCGCGAACTCGTCGCCGTGGCTGAGCATCGGCACACCCTGGGAGAGCATCAGCGTGGCGATGAAGTTCCGCATCTGGCGGGCGCGCAGCTCCAGGACGGCCGGGTCGTCGGTCTCGCCCTCCGCCCCGCAGTTCCAGGACCGGTTGTGGCTCTCGCCGTCCCGGTTGTCCTCGCCGTTGGCGTGGTTGTGCTTGTCGTTGTACGAGACGAGGTCGTGCAGCGTGAACCCGTCGTGGCAGGTCACGAAGTTGATGGAGGCCAGCGGGCGCCGACCGTCGTCCTGGTAGAGATCGGAGGAGCCCGTCAGCCGGGACGCGAACTCCGCCAGCGCCCGCGGCTCACCGCGCCACAGGTCTCGTACGGTGTCGCGGTACTTGCCGTTCCACTCGGTCCACAGGGGCGGGAAGTTCCCCACCTGGTAGCCGCCCTCGCCCACGTCCCACGGCTCGGCGATCAGCTTGACCTGGGAGACCACCGGGTCCTGCTGCACCAGGTCGAAGAACGACGACAGCCGGTCCACCTCGTGGAACTGCCTCGCCAGGGTGGCCGCGAGGTCGAAGCGGAATCCGTCGACGTGCATCTCGGTGACCCAGTAGCGCAGCGAGTCCATGATCATCTGCAGGACGTGCGGGGACCGCATGAGCAGGGAGTTTCCGGTGCCCGTGGTGTCCATGTAGTAGCGCGGGTCGTCCGTCAGGCGGTAGTACTGCGGGTTGTCCAGGCCCCGGAAGGACAGCGTGGGGCCCAGGTGGTTGCCCTCGGCGGTGTGGTTGTAGACCACGTCGAGGATGACCTCGATACCGGCCTCGTGCAGCGCCCGCACCGCCGACTTGAACTCCAGGACCTGCTGGCCGCGGTCGCCCCAGGAGGCGTACGCGTTGTGCGGGGCGAAGAAGCCGATCGTGTTGTAGCCCCAGTAGTTGTTCAGACCCATGTCGACCAGACGGTGGTCGTTCACGAACTGGTGGACCGGCATCAGCTCCAGCGCCGTCACGCCCAGCTCGGTCAGGTGCTCGATGACCGCCGGGTGCGCGAGGGCGGCGTAGGTGCCGCGCAGTTCCTCGGGCAGCCCCGGGTGGCGCATCGTGAGGCCCTTCACATGGGCCTCGTAGATCACCGTGTGGTGGTACTCGGTGCGCGGCCGCCGGTCGTCGCCCCAGTCGAAGTAGGGGTTGACCACGACAGACGACATCGTGTGCGGCGCCGAGTCCAGGTCGTTGCGCCGGTCGGGTTTGTCGAAGTGGTAGCCGTACACCTCCTCGCCCCAGCGGATCGAGCCGCTGACCGCCTTGGCGTACGGGTCGAGCAGCAGCTTCGCGGAGTTGCAGCGCAGACCGTGCTCCGGGGCGTACGGGCCGTGCACGCGGAACCCGTACCGCTGACCCGGCATGACGCCCGGCACATACGCGTGCCGCACGAACGCGTCGCTCTCCCGCAGTTCCACCGCCGTCTCCGAGCCGTCGTCGTGCAGCAGACACAGCTCTACTCGGTCCGCGGCCTCCGTGAAGACCGCGAAGTTGGTGCCGGCGCCGTCGTAGGTGGCACCGAGTGGATATGCCTCTCCAGGCCAGACCTGCATGGACACGACTCTTTCAGCTGGAGCGCGCCGTCGGGGGCGCCTTGACGTCGAGTCTCCCCGAAAGTGATGGAACCACCTATGACTTACGTCCCTCTTACCGGTCGACCAGTGCATACACGGTATGCCGAACCAGTGGGGCCAACACGTACTCCCGGGGACATACGGGGAGTAGGGGGAAGATGTGCGCAAGATAGTGCACCGCCATCTGGGCAAGGTGGTGGCAGGTGCGGCCATCGCGGTGGCCGGAACGGCCGTGATGGTCGGAATCACCCTGCCGGGGACGGCGGGGGCCGACGAAACCGGAGGGACCGACAGCGGTCAGAGCGCCCAGCAGGCGGCCCAGGGGCAGGGGGCCGGCGCGGTGCCGCCGGGCGTCGTCGAACAGGCGCCGAGCGAGGGTGACAAGGGCACGGGCAACGACCCGCTGACCGACGACGAGATGGACCGGGCCGCCAAGCTCGCGGCGAGCCCGCAGCTGCGCAGCGCCGGCGAGAACGTCGAGGGCGAGCGCGGCCCGCAGCGAGTCGGCGTCGACTTCGCCGAGCCGGAGGCCGACGAGTCGGCCAGGGCGAACGCTCCGCGCCGGGCCGAGGTGACGTTCTACGACTACAAGACCGACGCGCTCGTCACGAGGACCGTCAACCTCGACACCGGGAAGGTCGAGCAGACCACCACCGAGCACGGCGTCCAGCCGCCGCTGAGCCGGGCCGAGTACGCCGAGGCGGCGAAGATCCTGATCGCCGACCCGCTGGGCGCGGGCATGAAGGCGGACTACAAGGACGCCACCGACAAGGAGCTCACCTCCCCGGACCAGCTGCTGCTCAACGGCGCCGTGTACCGGGCAGCTCCGGGCGCGCAGCCCGCCGTGCTCGACCAGTGCGGCGAGCACCGGTGCGTGCGGCTGTTCCCGAAGGTCAAGAACGGGCCCTGGATCGACGCCCGGTCCTTCGTGATCGACCTCAGCGCCCGCAAGGTCGCCAAGCTCGACATCGGCTGAACCTCTCTCCGTTCAGTTTTCCAACTCGCACGGCTCATCCGTGCACCTCATGTACTTGCACCTCCTGTAAGGGAGTCACTTCTTCATGCGCGTGAACAGAATGAGCCGTGCCCGCAAGGGCGCGGCCGTGGGCCTGTCCGTGGCCGCCTTGGCCGCCGGCGCGACGACCGGCGCGGGGCCAGCCTCCGCCCAGCCGAAGAGCGCCGCGGCGCCGGCCGCCGAGTGCAGCGCCGCCTACCGCATCGAGCAGAAGCTCACCAGCGGCACGACCTGGCGTATGTGCTGGCGCTACGACGGCAAGGCCGGGCTCGTTCTGGAGAACATCTCCTACCAGCCCAAGGGTGAGCCCAAGCCGATCAAGGTCCTCAACAGCGCGAGGCTCGGCCAGATCCACGTCCCGTACGACGACGGCAGCGTCGAGTACGACGACCTGACGGGCTTCGGCTTCGCCCAGGGCCTGATGAACCTGGCGCCCGGCGAGTGCCCCGGCGGCACCATCAAGACCGTCAAGGTCCCGGAGGCCTGGCAGGACCCGAACGTCAAGGGTCTGTGCACCACGACCCGCGCGCGGGGACACGCCTACCGTATGCAGGGCGACACGGCGAACAAGGTCTACCAGGCGCAGGGCAAGGACCTGCTCGTCTACACGGTCAACCAGGTCGGCTGGTACGAGTACATGACCGAGTGGCGCTTCCAGGACGACGGCACGGTCACCATGAACGTGGGCGCGACCGGCAGCCTGTCCTTCGACGACTACGACGCCGGCGACGGCCGCGGCTGGCCGATAGGCAAGGGCGACCAGGCCAAGGCCACCAGCCACAGCCACAACGTCTTCTGGCGGCTCGACTTCGCTCTGGACGGCTCCACCAAGAACCGTGTCGAGCAGTACGACTCCGCCGTGACCGCGCCCGCCGCCGGTGATCAGGCCCCGAAGACCAAGACCACCGTCACCAAGGTCACCAAGGAGCTCGCCGGCGACGCCAAGGCCTACCGCTGGTGGCGCATGGTCAGCGCGACCGGCAAGAACAAGGACGGCCACGCGCGCTCGTACGAGATCGTCCCCGGCGCCACCACCAAGTACCCGGGCCGCAGCTTCACCAAGCACGACGTGTACTTCACCGAGTACGACAAGTGCGAGAAGTTCGCCACGAACAACCCCGGTTGCGGCAACGGCCACGCCAAGACGGTCGACAAGTGGGTCGGCGGCCAGAACCTCACGCACCCGATCGCCTGGATGAACGTGGGCTTCCACCACATCGCCCGGGACGAGGACCAGCAGCCCATGCCGGTCCACTGGCAGGGATTCTCCATCGTCCCGCGCGACGTGACGGCTATGAATCCGCTCACTCCGAGCGAGCTCGCCTGGCAGAACGGGCACTGGCGGCCCCGTAGTTGAGAAACGACCCTGTCCATCCGGCTGCACCGCCCGCCGCTCCCGGAGTACCCTTCCTTGATCGTTGGGACGGGGAGTGCTCGGGGGAGCGGAAGGCGGTGCGCGGGTGGGCTCGGGAGGGCTGGAGTTGCCCCCTGGTGACGAGGGTCACGAGGGGAACTCCACAGACGTCCCGCCCGGCGCGGTGTCCCTGGCCAGACCGATGGAGACCAACTCCATCGGTCCGGAGCTGGACTGGGACACCGACGCCTGGCGCGAGGTGCGTACACGCGCCCAGCGCGCCGGCCGGGCCTACATCTGGCTGAACCTCGTCGAACAGCGGCTGCGCGCGGTCGTGGCCGCTGTTCTGCGTCCCATCTACGAACCCGTCCACGGTGACGACTGGGTCGTCGCGGCGGCCGGACCGGCCGGCCAGGAATGGGTCCAGCGCGCGGTCGCCGTACGCGAAGTCAGCCGCCGCAAGGGCTACTTGCTCGACCCGGCCGACGACAACGTCCTCATCTTCCTCACGCTGCCGCAGCTGCGCGAGCTGATGGTGCAGCACTGGCCGTGCTTCGAGCCGTACATCGACGACCGTCGGGACGTCGAACTCGCCCTGGACGAACTCGAAGTGACCCGGAACGTCGTCTCGCGCAACCGCGCCCTGTCCGAGGCGGTCCTGAACCAGGCCGAGCGGGCCTCGGCGCGCCTGCTCGAGATCCTCGGCGCGGGCGGCGACGTACCCTCCGCGCGCCGGCTGCCCGTGGACGCGGTCGAGGACCTGGTCGGAGACCGGTACGCCGACGTGGTCGCCGTGCACCCCGACCGGGTACGGCTGCTGCGCCAGTTCCCGGCCGAGGACATCTTCGGCGGCGCCCGTCGGCTCGACGCCATCGGTATCGGCCTCAACCTGCTCGTGCAGAACTTCTCCGGACGGCGTCTGGTGCGCCTCGCCGAGTCCGGCTGCCGGGTGCGGCTGCTGTTCCTGAACCCGGCCTCCAGCGCAGTGAAACGGCGCGAGCGCGAACTCGGCATCAAGCGGGGCGAGTTGAGCCGCGCGGTCGAGATGAACATCCTGCACATGCGCCGGGTGCGGTCCCGACTGCGGGACCCGGGTGCCTTCGAGATCCAGGTCTTCGACGAGACGCCCCGCTTCACGGCGTACCTCGTGGACGGCGACGGCTCCGACGGCATCGCGATCGTGCAGTCCTATCTGCGGCGCACCCGGGGGCTGGAGGCGCCGGCCCTGGTGCTGCGCAACGGCAGCAGGGTGGTCAAGTCGGAAGAGATCGACCCAAGTGGGCTTTTCCCGACGTACCGCGAGGAGTTCGAGCTCATGTGGGCGGATTCGCGTCCAGTGTCCTGAACTGTCCCCTTGTGGGAACGCTGCCTCACCACGGAAGCGGAATGCGGTCCTCTGATTGTCAGTGGCGCATGGGAGGGTGGAGACCACTGGGGGAAAGCACCACCAAGAAGGGGGACCGCCCATGGGCTGGCACCGGGAGCTGCTGATCGGCTTCGACCTGGAGACGACCGGGACCGATCCGCGCGAGGCGCGCATCGTCACGGGGGCCGTGATCGAGGTCAGGGACGGGCAGGCCCTAGGGCACAGGGAGTGGCTGGCTGATCCGGGCGTGGAGATCCCGGCGGATGCGGTCGCGGTGCACGGCATCAGCAATGAGCGCGCGACCGCCGAGGGCCGCCCGGCCGACCAGGTGGCGGACGCCATCGCCGACGTCCTCGTGACGTACTGGAAGACGGGCGTGCCGGTCGTCGCCTACAACGCGGCCTTCGACCTGAGCCTGCTCTCCGCCGAACTGCGGCGGTACGCACTGCCGTCCCTGCGCGACCGTCTGGGCGGCGTGGATCCCGCCCCGGTCATCGACCCGTACACCATCGACCGCTGGGCCGACCGCTACCGCCGCGGCAAGCGCAACCTCGAAGCGGTCTGCCGGGAGTACGGCATCTCGCTCGACTCCGCGCACGACGCCTCCGCCGACGCGCTCGCCGCGGCCCGGCTGGCTGGTGCGATAGCCACCCGCCACCCCAAGATCGCGGCCCTCGGCCCGGCGGAGCTGCACCACCGCCAGATCGAGTGGTACGCCGAGTGGGCGGCGGACTTCCAGAACTTCCTGCGCCGCAAGGGCGATGCGACAGCGGTGGTCGACGGGACGTGGCCGCTCAGGGAGCCGGCGGGGGAGACGGTCTGAGATCGGGGCGCCGCGTGCTGTCCTGAGGTCTTTGGCGCCCTCCGTCACAGCTGTGGCGACACGACCGCCTGTGTCGTCGGCGCTGCGATGCGCTCGATGCGGGGCTTGGCCAGCCGTTCGTAGTCCGCTCCCGAGATGAGCAGCGAGCGGTCGAGCCGGGCCGCGTTGAAGTACAGCTTCGGCTGGGCCACGACATCCGGATCGGCGACCAGTTCGAGGTCGGGATCGAAGCTGAACGGCAGGACGGTGCCGGGGACGGCCCGGGCCAGCCGCTCGGCGGTCTCCGGCTCGCTGAAGCCGACATAGCGCGCGGCGAACAGCGCCCGGACGGCGTCCAGGTCCACCCGTCGGTCTCCGGGGACGACCGCGAGGACGTGACGCGTGGTGCGGCGGTCCACCTTGACCCGCAGCACGATGCACTTCGCGGCCTCGGACGCCGGGTGCCCGCGCAGCGCACAGACGGCCTCGGTGGCGCCCTCGGGCTCGTGGTCGATGAGGCGGTGGTCGACGGAGGATGCGTCGAGCAGGGAGATCAGGTGGTCGTAAGTGTCGTGCCGGGTGCGGTCGTCGTGGGTGCCGGCGTCGTGGGTGCCGACGTCGTAGGTGTGGTCGGGCATGCGGAGTCCTTGTCTGCGGGGGCTCTGTCTGCGGGGTCCCCGTCGAGGGGGTGGGGCGAGGCGTGGGGTGAGGCGTGGGGTGAGGGGCATCGGGTTTCCGGTGCGCTGCGGTGCGCCCGTTCCACCGCCTGCCCCCAGTACGTGCCGGCGAGCATCAGTGCGGCCCCGAGACCGGTGAGCGCGGTGAGGTGCTCACCCCCGAGCGCGATGCCCACCGCGACGGCCCAGACCGGCTCCGTGCCCAGCAGCAGGCTGGCCCGGCTGGCGGAGGTGCGCTGTACGGCCCAGGTCTGGGCGAGAAAGGCGAACACGCTGCAGAACAGGGCGAGATAGACCAGCTGGGCCCAGGTGGCCGGGGCCGCGTGAGCAAGCGTCGGCAGGTCGTGGGCGGCGGCCGGCAGGAACAGGGCCGTGCCGACCAGGGTCTGCACGGTGGTCAGGTGCAGGGGGCGGATCGCCCGCCCGGTGGTGAAGCGGCCGACCAGCGCGACATGCCCGGCCCGGATCAGTGCGGCGCCGAGCATCAGCAGGTCGCCGAGGCGGGGCGCGTGGAAGCCGTTGCCGGACATCAGCAGCCCGACGGCCAGGACGCA contains the following coding sequences:
- the glgX gene encoding glycogen debranching protein GlgX, with the protein product MQVWPGEAYPLGATYDGAGTNFAVFTEAADRVELCLLHDDGSETAVELRESDAFVRHAYVPGVMPGQRYGFRVHGPYAPEHGLRCNSAKLLLDPYAKAVSGSIRWGEEVYGYHFDKPDRRNDLDSAPHTMSSVVVNPYFDWGDDRRPRTEYHHTVIYEAHVKGLTMRHPGLPEELRGTYAALAHPAVIEHLTELGVTALELMPVHQFVNDHRLVDMGLNNYWGYNTIGFFAPHNAYASWGDRGQQVLEFKSAVRALHEAGIEVILDVVYNHTAEGNHLGPTLSFRGLDNPQYYRLTDDPRYYMDTTGTGNSLLMRSPHVLQMIMDSLRYWVTEMHVDGFRFDLAATLARQFHEVDRLSSFFDLVQQDPVVSQVKLIAEPWDVGEGGYQVGNFPPLWTEWNGKYRDTVRDLWRGEPRALAEFASRLTGSSDLYQDDGRRPLASINFVTCHDGFTLHDLVSYNDKHNHANGEDNRDGESHNRSWNCGAEGETDDPAVLELRARQMRNFIATLMLSQGVPMLSHGDEFARTQRGNNNAYCQDSELAWIEWPQEGAEDAEDGSAPEGTNGLPRELLAFTRAMVWLRRDHPVFRRRRFFHGRAVEGTHDDLSDIAWFTPQGKEMAQRDWDRAQASTLTVFLNGNAISEPGARGERITDDSFLLMFNASPKTLDFVVPVNHGRQWQVVVDTARTDGVPPGTGAKVQAGDRLTLVDRSLTVLQRPV
- a CDS encoding Tat pathway signal sequence domain protein, with the protein product MRKIVHRHLGKVVAGAAIAVAGTAVMVGITLPGTAGADETGGTDSGQSAQQAAQGQGAGAVPPGVVEQAPSEGDKGTGNDPLTDDEMDRAAKLAASPQLRSAGENVEGERGPQRVGVDFAEPEADESARANAPRRAEVTFYDYKTDALVTRTVNLDTGKVEQTTTEHGVQPPLSRAEYAEAAKILIADPLGAGMKADYKDATDKELTSPDQLLLNGAVYRAAPGAQPAVLDQCGEHRCVRLFPKVKNGPWIDARSFVIDLSARKVAKLDIG
- a CDS encoding copper amine oxidase, encoding MRVNRMSRARKGAAVGLSVAALAAGATTGAGPASAQPKSAAAPAAECSAAYRIEQKLTSGTTWRMCWRYDGKAGLVLENISYQPKGEPKPIKVLNSARLGQIHVPYDDGSVEYDDLTGFGFAQGLMNLAPGECPGGTIKTVKVPEAWQDPNVKGLCTTTRARGHAYRMQGDTANKVYQAQGKDLLVYTVNQVGWYEYMTEWRFQDDGTVTMNVGATGSLSFDDYDAGDGRGWPIGKGDQAKATSHSHNVFWRLDFALDGSTKNRVEQYDSAVTAPAAGDQAPKTKTTVTKVTKELAGDAKAYRWWRMVSATGKNKDGHARSYEIVPGATTKYPGRSFTKHDVYFTEYDKCEKFATNNPGCGNGHAKTVDKWVGGQNLTHPIAWMNVGFHHIARDEDQQPMPVHWQGFSIVPRDVTAMNPLTPSELAWQNGHWRPRS
- a CDS encoding SAV2148 family HEPN domain-containing protein yields the protein MGSGGLELPPGDEGHEGNSTDVPPGAVSLARPMETNSIGPELDWDTDAWREVRTRAQRAGRAYIWLNLVEQRLRAVVAAVLRPIYEPVHGDDWVVAAAGPAGQEWVQRAVAVREVSRRKGYLLDPADDNVLIFLTLPQLRELMVQHWPCFEPYIDDRRDVELALDELEVTRNVVSRNRALSEAVLNQAERASARLLEILGAGGDVPSARRLPVDAVEDLVGDRYADVVAVHPDRVRLLRQFPAEDIFGGARRLDAIGIGLNLLVQNFSGRRLVRLAESGCRVRLLFLNPASSAVKRRERELGIKRGELSRAVEMNILHMRRVRSRLRDPGAFEIQVFDETPRFTAYLVDGDGSDGIAIVQSYLRRTRGLEAPALVLRNGSRVVKSEEIDPSGLFPTYREEFELMWADSRPVS
- a CDS encoding 3'-5' exonuclease; amino-acid sequence: MGWHRELLIGFDLETTGTDPREARIVTGAVIEVRDGQALGHREWLADPGVEIPADAVAVHGISNERATAEGRPADQVADAIADVLVTYWKTGVPVVAYNAAFDLSLLSAELRRYALPSLRDRLGGVDPAPVIDPYTIDRWADRYRRGKRNLEAVCREYGISLDSAHDASADALAAARLAGAIATRHPKIAALGPAELHHRQIEWYAEWAADFQNFLRRKGDATAVVDGTWPLREPAGETV
- a CDS encoding YbaK/EbsC family protein, which produces MPDHTYDVGTHDAGTHDDRTRHDTYDHLISLLDASSVDHRLIDHEPEGATEAVCALRGHPASEAAKCIVLRVKVDRRTTRHVLAVVPGDRRVDLDAVRALFAARYVGFSEPETAERLARAVPGTVLPFSFDPDLELVADPDVVAQPKLYFNAARLDRSLLISGADYERLAKPRIERIAAPTTQAVVSPQL
- a CDS encoding DMT family transporter; translation: MSDVRRTDAVLLLVALVWGSSYLSAQTATAALPVLLVLFARYALSALTCLGAVASRGRGARRWTRDELRAGVPLGVTQAAVLLVETYGVAHTSAANAGLIISLTIVLTPLLDRGGRRGALPGSFFAATGVCVLAVGLLMSGNGFHAPRLGDLLMLGAALIRAGHVALVGRFTTGRAIRPLHLTTVQTLVGTALFLPAAAHDLPTLAHAAPATWAQLVYLALFCSVFAFLAQTWAVQRTSASRASLLLGTEPVWAVAVGIALGGEHLTALTGLGAALMLAGTYWGQAVERAHRSAPETRCPSPHASPHASPHPLDGDPADRAPADKDSACPTTPTTSAPTTPAPTTTAPGTTLTTT